From one Acidimicrobiia bacterium genomic stretch:
- a CDS encoding bifunctional DNA primase/polymerase, whose product MSAKPTPTQTETIAEVLGLGDVGWPLFPNNTIGAATKVQHLIATPSQSWCVRPSPNFLVVDFDHLDPGLDTWLIQLIEEAHHNPDLFVLVQQSGRVGGRHLWWFGPPTRRTQIATTAKNFGGDIRKGWSMIRLP is encoded by the coding sequence GTGTCAGCCAAACCAACCCCGACCCAAACCGAAACTATCGCCGAGGTTTTAGGGTTAGGTGATGTTGGGTGGCCGTTATTCCCCAATAACACGATCGGGGCGGCTACTAAAGTTCAACACCTCATCGCTACACCATCACAATCTTGGTGTGTGCGACCTTCCCCCAATTTTTTGGTCGTTGATTTCGACCATCTGGACCCTGGGTTAGATACCTGGTTGATTCAACTGATCGAAGAAGCCCACCACAACCCCGACCTTTTCGTGTTGGTTCAACAATCAGGTCGCGTAGGTGGCCGTCACCTGTGGTGGTTTGGTCCCCCAACGCGCCGCACCCAAATAGCCACAACTGCTAAAAACTTCGGGGGGGACATTAGAAAAGGCTGGTCAATGATCCGCCTACC